In Ipomoea triloba cultivar NCNSP0323 chromosome 7, ASM357664v1, a single genomic region encodes these proteins:
- the LOC116026189 gene encoding uncharacterized protein LOC116026189: MKCIASHHYTMAHSLAPRLPAASISTSPKKNALLPSCLCFHKVLSCQQTSAEGLGQKLVTRRSVALGLGGAVLGLKAGEGSANAAARRPPPPPVEEKKDPNVSGVMAKVLASKRRKEAMKESMAKLRERGKPVVQIQEPSSE; encoded by the exons ATGAAGTGCATAGCATCCCATCACTACACCATGGCACATTCATTAGCCCCAAGATTACCAGCTGCTTCAATCTCAACATCACCAAAGAAGAATGCCCTTCTCCCTTCTTGCTTGTGTTTCCACAAGGTATTGTCTTGCCAACAAACCTCTGCTGAAGGTCTAGGGCAAAAACTCGTCACTCGCAG GAGTGTTGCATTGGGGTTGGGAGGCGCGGTGTTGGGATTGAAGGCGGGGGAGGGGAGCGCTAATGCAGCGGCGAGAAGGCCTCCGCCGCCACCAGTAGAGGAGAAGAAGGATCCGAATGTGAGTGGTGTGATGGCCAAAGTGTTGGCTAGCAAGAGAAGGAAAGAGGCCATGAAAGAATCCATGGCAAAGCTAAGAGAGAGAGGGAAGCCTGTTGTTCAGATTCAGGAGCCTTCATCTGAATAG